The Anas platyrhynchos isolate ZD024472 breed Pekin duck chromosome 3, IASCAAS_PekinDuck_T2T, whole genome shotgun sequence genome includes a window with the following:
- the TMEM200A gene encoding transmembrane protein 200A: MIATGGVITGLAALKRQDSARSQQHVNLATAPASEEKKPVRRRPRADVVIVRGKIRLYSPSGFFLVLGVLIAFLGIAMAILGYWPQKEQLLGSEDKLPVNETEVLRNQGSILLRFFEQHMHSDKMKMLGPFTMGIGIFIFICANAILHENRDKETKIIHMRDIYSTVIDIHTLRIKEQKQLSGAFAGLLGEGELGHSGSSCASRLAANTVAPFSGFKSNFRMDSSAEEEEIPLNEDRTTASLLPPLMTDQSGSVFGLYPHSSKASDDKNTSSIKCETKSIVSSSISAFTLPVIKLNNCVIDEPSIDNITEDSEVTRSWSRNLSMDSLAIPLTDTKESCKPAAAMLPRHNSFVDTPHDQFKSSMTLGPSTGKLLSPGAARKQFGSNTSLHLLSSHSKSLDLDRGPSTLTVQAEQRKHPSWPRLDRSNSKGYMKLENKEDPMDRLLVPQAAVKKDFTNKEKLLMISRSHNNLSFEHDEFLSNNLKRGTSETRF; this comes from the coding sequence ATGATAGCAACCGGCGGAGTCATAACAGGACTGGCTGCCTTGAAAAGGCAAGACTCTGCCAGATCTCAGCAACATGTAAATCTTGCCACAGCACCAGCTTCTGAAGAGAAGAAGCCAGTTAGACGCCGGCCCAGGGCAGATGTAGTGATTGTCAGGGGCAAAATCCGACTCTATTCTCCATCGGGGTTCTTCCTTGTTTTGGGAGTGCTTATCGCATTCTTGGGAATTGCAATGGCCATCCTTGGATACTGGCCCCAAAAGGAACAGCTTTTAGGATCTGAAGATAAACTACCAGTAAATGAAACTGAGGTCCTAAGAAACCAAGGAAGCATTTTACTTCGTTTCTTTGAACAGCATATGCACTCAGATAAGATGAAAATGTTGGGCCCTTTTACTATGGGCATTGgaatcttcatttttatttgtgcaaATGCCATTCTACACGAAAACCgtgacaaagaaacaaaaatcatacACATGAGAGACATATACTCCACTGTAATAGATATCCACACCCTGAGGATCAAGGAACAAAAGCAGCTGAGTGGTGCCTTTGCTGGCTTGTTGGGGGAAGGAGAACTCGGGCACAGTGGGAGCTCATGTGCATCACGGCTGGCTGCAAACACAGTTGCACCTTTCTCTGGCTTCAAGAGTAATTTTAGAATGGATAGTTCTGCTGAAGAAGAGGAGATTCCCCTAAATGAAGATAGGACCACTGCTAGCCTTCTACCACCTCTGATGACTGACCAATCTGGTTCAGTCTTTGGACTTTACCCTCATTCCAGCAAGGCTTCAGATGACAAAAACACTAGTTCTATAAAGTGTGAAACAAAGTCCATCGTATCATCTTCTATTAGTGCTTTTACACTGCCAGTAATTAAACTAAATAATTGTGTTATTGATGAGCCCAGTATAGACAACATAACCGAGGACTCAGAGGTCACAAGGAGTTGGTCCAGAAATCTGTCGATGGATTCTCTGGCCATTCCATTAACTGACACCAAGGAATCCTGCAAACCAGCTGCGGCCATGCTACCACGGCATAATTCATTTGTGGACACTCCACATGATCAGTTCAAATCTTCTATGACACTCGGACCAAGTACAGGAAAGCTTTTATCCCCTGGTGCTGCCAGGAAACAGTTTGGGTCCAACACGTCTTTGCATCTTCTGTCTTCACATTCAAAGTCCCTGGATTTGGACAGGGGTCCATCTACACTCACTGTCCAAGCTGAACAAAGGAAACATCCCAGCTGGCCCAGACTGGATCGGAGCAACAGTAAAGGATATATGAAACTAGAAAACAAAGAGGACCCAATGGACAGGTTACTTGTGCCACAAGCAGCAGTCAAAAAAGACTTTACCAATAAAGAAAAGCTTCTTATGATATCGAGATCTCATAATAATTTGAGTTTTGAACATGATGAGTTTTTGAGTAACAACCTAAAGCGGGGAACTTCAGAAAcaaggttttaa